The Pochonia chlamydosporia 170 chromosome 1, whole genome shotgun sequence genome window below encodes:
- a CDS encoding leucine-rich repeats of kinetochore protein cenp-F/LEK1 domain-containing protein: MARATAGTIPLENMRLGTTYGQKDTTKEAPSIPPKIKDSTPKYTASEDLLEFPSDEDESADKVPEIPIRKYSIPMNAGTLTREDDEKPRSRDTSPDRASIGAKSFETATFDQMEDFSSTAFGSNNSTLIQELYATISSLTRERQIAEEKAERATDRVEEMKRLVNDGMSDISKDTKKLADEIEKLRDEKRFLKEQLGDAQSHIFSLQPYRKELTAEEVGLQDWVQKIMEPFLEDPESGVDEIISAARKRQVDAMLFKKTIRKHPDLINATTVPETDEDVIVGIIMRFLHDNIFQKIMYGSIHNYTEIISNIENFMQTAVENWTAEAYNSILSTPQFRNVRHKRRQELTLELGTTLRIFCRKDRFQRFCEDIEEQCLAPAMKLYEKLQVSTHHFYLDINPFMAWGSSGQLISSVEFIDSIGKLDCRNVLQNRKVFNMAKMDPAPSTAELRHHMVNVCTVVPALMMRQVGQRDAIKEPVVVRRQQMLVAWGPEEKRRRFLEEGDATLCGCLLGVKSEGGSWVSNFRW, from the exons ATGGCGAGAGCAACAGCAGGCACCATTCCCCTAGAAAACATGCGTCTAGGAACCACTTATGGTCAAAAAGACACGACCAAGGAAGCCCCCAGCATACCACCCAAGATCAAGGACAGCACACCCAAATACACCGCCAGTGAAGATCTCCTGGAATTTCCATCAGACGAAGACGAATCAGCAGACAAGGTCCCAGAAATCCCCATCAGAAAATACAGCATCCCCATGAATGCCGGAACCCTCACACgcgaagatgatgaaaaaCCCCGGTCAAGAGACACATCGCCCGATCGAGCCAGCATCGGTGCCAAAAGCTTCGAAACAGCTACCTTCGACCAAATGGAAGACTTTTCCAGCACAGCCTTTGGAAGCAACAACAGTACACTCATACAAGAGCTCTACGCGACGATCAGTTCTCTCACGCGAGAGCGGCAAATTGCAGAAGAAAAGGCAGAAAGAGCGACAGATAGggtggaggagatgaagCGGTTGGTCAATGATGGAATGAGTGACATTTCCAAGGATACGAAGAAGTTGGCggatgagattgagaagTTGAGAGACGAGAAGAGGTTCTTGAAGGAGCAGCTGGGGGATGCGCAGAGTCATATTTTCAGTTTGCAGCCGTATCGGAAGGAGTTGACCGCTGAGGAAGTCGGGC TTCAAGATTGGGTACAAAAGATCATGGAGCCCTTCTTGGAAGATCCTGAATCAGGCGTAGATGAAATCATCAGCGCCGCCAGAAAGCGTCAAGTGGACGCCATGTTGTTCAAAAAGACGATCAGAAAGCATCCCGATTTAATTAACGCAACTACAGTTCCAGAAACAGACGAAGACGTCATTGTAGGAATCATAATGCGCTTCCTCCacgacaacatcttccagAAGATCATGTACGGCTCTATCCACAACTACACCGAAATCATCAGCAATATCGAAAACTTTATGCAAACGGCTGTTGA AAACTGGACAGCAGAAGCCTACAACTCCATCCTATCGACCCCCCAGTTCCGCAACGTCCGCCACAAACGTCGCCAGGAACTCACCCTCGAGCTCGGCACGACTCTCAGAATCTTCTGCCGGAAAGACCGCTTCCAGCGCTTCTGCGAGGACATCGAGGAGCAGTGCTTAGCGCCTGCGATGAAGCTCTACGAGAAGCTGCAGGTGTCTACGCACCATTTCTACCTTGACATTAACCCGTTCATGGCGTGGGGATCGAGCGGCCAGCTCATCTCGTCGGTGGAGTTTATCGACAGCATAGGGAAGTTGGATTGCAGGAATGTCCTGCAGAACAGAAAGGTgttcaacatggccaagatggatcCTGCGCCGAGTACGGCGGAACTACGTCATCACATGGTGAATGTGTGTACGGTGGTGCCGGcgctgatgatgaggcaggTTGGGCAGAGGGATGCGATTAAGGAGCccgtggtggtgaggaggcaGCAGATGTTGGTGGCGTGGGGGCcggaggagaagaggaggaggtttttggaggagggagatgCTACTTTGTGTGGGTGTTTGCTTGGGGTGAAGAGTGAGGGTGGTTCTTGGGTTTCAAACTttcgatggtga
- a CDS encoding ring finger domain-containing protein (similar to Colletotrichum gloeosporioides Nara gc5 XP_007278189.1), protein MLRSFKKKAEAAFRKGRSQKFPSDETLQPTTIESIPPPSTESSAVSVRSSLRDLVPPDIEELLQAQPSESETEVELQPEPSPEPETAPAAQEPDPYASKYVPFAEASMLRGNILSQPASYYGRVNASIMQGFGGDDESIWLVDDEETDEEDKNADEEQPEQDETNVVSNKEVTSDLEQKDIQNSGSGVDARATEDTHVEKTEVPEPEAEPGVVSLSTKAEDIMPPTLKPGYAPISASILAGFDLEETPQTQPSSETEPQPSSEQEPTTEQQDNLNPYVALLEKQNHSMTITYLRHLNQTEGQDAADEFSFGQRYQVNGSNIVVSRQRLPREHLSGHQECKICTVTKAVDQFPRFTVTASCTHPPPDMSRMRQLLHQIRLGEQDVDRGPVRRVQSIPRLCGHPTIRRRHHFSKVYTSPESLDAANGSRYEQLAMRAAMSQSPNFIWCTSPCGSGQIHDPSSPLVTCLHCGHKSCFTHQISWHENLTCAQYDSLLADPESFEISNDDATRALVRDTLAHDKTESEKREARQSEEVERVRKAADMARKIIARRRKEDERSLEVVRKVAKPCPGCGWAIQKFDGW, encoded by the exons ATGCTGCGGTCCTTTAAGAAAAAGGCCGAAGCTGCGTTCCGCAAGGGTAGGTCTCAGAAATTCCCTTCAGACGAGACTTTGCAACCGACTACGATTGAATCAATACCTCCACCATCAACGGAATCGTCTGCAGTGTCCGTACGAAGCTCTCTGCGCGATTTGGTACCACCCGATATCGAAGAACTTCTTCAAGCCCAACCATCGGAGTCGGAGACAGAAGTAGAGCTGCAGCCGGAGCCAAGTCCAGAACCAGAGACTGCACCCGCCGCCCAAGAACCGGATCCTTATGCTTCCAAATATGTACCATTTGCGGAAGCTTCCATGCTGAGAGGAAATATTCTGAGTCAACCGGCTTCGTACTATGGGCGCGTAAACGCTTCCATTATGCAAGGGTTTGGAGGAGACGACGAGTCGATTTggctggttgatgatgaggaaacgGACGAGGAAGATAAAAATGCGGATGAGGAACAACCTGAGCAGGATGAGACTAATGTTGTATCGAATAAAGAAGTCACTTCAGATTTGGAACAAAAAGATATTCAGAATTCCGGCTCTGGAGTTGATGCCAGGGCAACAGAAGACACACATGTTGAGAAGACTGAGGTTCCGGAACCAGAAGCTGAACCAGGCGTCGtgtcattgtcaacaaaAGCTGAGGATATCATGCCACCTACCTTGAAACCGGGATACGCGCCAATTTCAGCATCAATACTAGCCGGATTCGACTTGGAAGAGACACCACAGACACAACCCAGTTCCGAAACTGAACCGCAACCAAGCTCAGAACAGGAACCGACAACAGAGCAACAGGACAATCTAAACCCGTACGTTGCCCTGTTAGAAAAGCAAAACCACTCCATGACAATAACCTACCTACGGCACCTAAACCAAACCGAGGGCCAAGACGCAGCGGATGAATTCAG CTTCGGCCAACGATACCAAGTCAACGGCTCCAACATCGTCGTCTCTCGCCAACGACTCCCCCGGGAGCATCTATCCGGGCATCAAGAATGCAAAATATGCACCGTCACCAAAGCCGTTGATCAGTTCCCCCGCTTCACAGTCACTGCCTCGTGCACACACCCCCCCCCAGACATGTCTAGAATGCGTcagctcctccatcaaatccGACTTGGAGAGCAAGATGTGGACAGAGGTCCGGTGCGCAGAGTGCAGAGCATACCTCGATTATGCGGACATCCAACGATACGCAGACGTCATCACTTTTCTAAGGTATATACCTCCCCAGAGTCCTTAGACGCAGCTAATGGAAGTAGATATGAGCAACTCGCCATGAGGGCAGCCATGTCCCAATCCCCCAACTTCATCTGGTGCACTTCCCCCTGCGGCTCGGGCCAAATCCACGATCCTTCCTCCCCCCTCGTTACGTGTCTGCACTGCGGGCACAAAAGCTGTTTTACGCACCAGATCTCATGGCATGAGAATCTGACGTGCGCCCAGTACGACAGTCTTCTTGCTGATCCTGAGAGTTTTGAGATTTCGAACGATGATGCGACACGGGCGTTGGTAAGGGATACGCTTGCGCATGATAAGACGGAGAGTGAGAAGCGGGAAGCTAGGCAGAGTGAAGAGGTGGAGAGGGTGCGCAAGGCGGCGGATATGGCGAGGAAGATTAtcgcgaggaggaggaaagaGGATGAGCGGAgtttggaggtggtgaggaagGTTGCAAAGCCTTGTCCTGGGTGTGGATGGGCGATTCAGAAGTTCGATGGATGGTGA
- a CDS encoding argininosuccinate synthase (similar to Aspergillus terreus NIH2624 XP_001213389.1) has translation MSKGRVCLAYSGGLDTSTILKWLINDGYTVVCMLGNVGQKEDWDAVEKKALALGAEKMVIVDLQKEFVEQLVFRAAQCNAIYEDRYLLGTSLARPVIARAQVRVAKENNCEILSHGCTGKGNDQVRFELAWHALAPSMKVIAPWRIPEFINKFQGRNDLLAYAKENNIPVSSTPAKPFSMDENVVHCSYEAGILEDPDRTPPNDIWTMTADPLEAPNKPYNFTIFFEKGIPVKVATEDGVEVTESVEVFKLLNKIGHDHGVGRIDIVENRFIGLKSRGCYDTPGLTILRLAHLDLEGLVMDTKVRELRDQFVTISWSRQLYNGMYFSPEREFVENSIIYSQQNVNGQVRMTAYKGNAYVLGRSSETSNLYSEEDASMDSLSTFSPMDTSGFIAISAIRLKKYGEGKIAEGKSLLDA, from the exons ATGTCTAAAGGCCGTGTTTGTCT TGCCTACTCTGGCG GTCTTGATACCAGCACAATTCTGAAGTGGCTGATCAACGATGGCTACACCGTTGTCTGTATGCTCGGCAATGTAGGCCAAAAAGAGGACTGGGATGCcgtcgagaagaaggcgctCGCTCTCGGTGCCGAGAAGATGGTCATTGTTGACCTCCAAAAGGAATTCGTCGAGCAGTTGGTCTTCCGTGCCGCCCAATGCAATGCCATCTACGAAGACCGCTACCTGCTAGGCACCTCACTGGCCCGGCCGGTCATTGCACGCGCTCAAGTCCGCGTCGCCAAAGAGAATAACTGTGAGATCCTTTCTCACGGCTGCACAGGAAAGGGCAACGACCAAGTTCGCTTTGAGCTTGCTTGGCACGCTCTTGCGCCATCCATGAAGGTCATTGCCCCCTGGCGAATTCCtgaattcatcaacaagttccAGGGTCGTAATGACCTTCTCGCCTATGCCAAGGAGAACAACATCCCCGTTTCTTCCACCCCCGCAAAGCCCTTTAGCATGGATGAGAA CGTTGTTCACTGCTCATACGAAGCTGGCATTCTCGAAGATCCCGACCGAACCCCTCCCAACGATATCTGGACCATGACTGCTGATCCTCTCGAGGCCCCCAACAAGCCGTACAACTTTACCATTTTCTTCGAGAAGGGTATTCCCGTCAAGGTTGCCACCGAGGATGGCGTTGAAGTAACCGAGTCGGTTGAGGTTttcaagctcctcaacaagATTGGCCACGACCACGGCGTTGGACGaattgacattgtcgagAACCGATTTATCGGCTTG AAATCGCGTGGTTGCTATGACACGCCCGGTCTTACCATCCT CCGCCTTGCCCATCTTGATCTCGAGGGTCTCGTCATGGACACCAAGGTCCGCGAGCTCCGCGACCAATTTGTCACCATCTCCTGGTCCCGCCAACTCTACAACGGCATGTACTTCTCCCCCGAGCGAGAGTTCGTCGAGAACAGCATCATCTACTCCCAGCAAAACGTCAACGGCCAGGTCCGCATGACCGCCTACAAGGGCAACGCCTACGTCCTCGGCCGAAGCAGCGAGACCAGCAACCTCTACAGCGAGGAGGACGCGTCCATGGATTCACTGTCTACGTTCTCTCCCATGGATACTTCTGGATTCATTGCCATTAGCGCTATCCGTCTCAAGAAGTATGGTGAGGGCAAGATCGCCGAGGGAAAGAGCTTGCTCGACGCATAA
- a CDS encoding cell surface protein (Mas1) (similar to Metarhizium acridum CQMa 102 XP_007809989.1), with translation MRYSLIFSALAATTVSGHGLIRSVEGTNGVSMPGLTVADGTPRDCVVNACGAQADTGIIRDNEIATGKVGPLGMTQGNGKVDAAAVIANFMGKGSAPSKNKGAASSVGVEDDLKGLETAKQRREEHKRQMNDLFKGIANLPIVGGLGLGGTRKTFPVETMNEDMRGQGAEKGLPTSDDKGVVNLVYRQINQDGAGPLTAAIDGTSGGTDPNAFKTAKVILDAPGSGISGLSIATNTDFPIQVQMPEGMTCQGEVAGVKNVCIVRVRNQALAGPFGGSGAFVQSKASRKRAVAYRLRKRMEIGGHKSE, from the exons ATGCGTTACTCTCTTATTTTCTCCGCCCTAGCAGCCACCACTGTCTCCGGACACGGGCTCATTCGCTCCGTCGAAGGCACAAATGGCGTATCCATGCCGGGCCTGACCG TCGCTGACGGCACTCCCCGCGACTGTGTCGTCAACGCCTGCGGCGCACAAGCTGACACCGGCATCATCCGTGACAACGAAATCGCCACTGGTAAAGTCGGTCCCCTTGGCATGACCCAAGGAAACGGCAAGGTcgatgccgccgccgtcaTCGCCAACTTCATGGGTAAAGGGTCTGCTCCGTCCAAGAACAAGGGCGCCGCCAGCTCCGTCGGCGTGGAAGATGACCTCAAGGGTCTTGAGACTGCCAAGCAGCGCCGCGAGGAGCACAAGCGCCAGATGAATGACCTCTTCAAAGGTATTGCGAACTTGCCTATCGTTGGAGGCTTGGGCCTGGGTGGCACGAGAAAGACATTCCCTGTTGAGACTATGAATGAGGATATGCGTGGGCAGGGTGCAGAGAAGGGTCTACCTACGTCTGATGATAAGGGGGTTGTCAACTTGGTGTACCGACAG ATCAATCAGGATGGTGCTGGTCCCTTGACTGCTGCTATTGATGGTACATCTGGTGGTACTGACCCCAACGCCTTCAAGACTGCCAAGGTCATCCTCGATGCCCCTGGATCTGGTATCTCTGGTCTGTCGATCGCTACTAATACCGACTTTCCTATTCAAGTTCAGATGCCGGAGGGCATGACCTGCCAGGGTGAGGttgctggtgtcaagaaCGTATGCATCGTGCGCGTCCGCAACCAGGCTCTTGCTGGACCTTTTGGTGGTAGCGGAGCCTTTGTTCAGAGCAAAGCGAGTCGCAAGCGTGCTGTTGCTTATCGTCTTCGAAAGCGCATGGAGATTGGTGGCCATAAGAGCGAGTAA